aatttcctttaaccaccatttttctttctcccactgccagctttatttatttataaattgaCATCTTTATTTTGTTCCCCACActattgttcatttttattccttaaactgttatatatattttcatttcattctttaGGCTTATTTCTATTATTACAAACATACAAACTATCTTGTTGACATTGTTACTTTtgtaattttgtgtttgtttcctaGGTAACATACTGATTTGTCCTGTGACTTCAGgagcttttgtttctgttctgatTGTGGGAAAGTGTGTGATGAGAAGTGTAGGAGGGTTTGGGGAAGAGAGGGACCTCATTTGGGACCTCATTTGGAAATATTCCCGCAGATAGCCCCTCGGAAGAGGTGTTGGATGGTTGTGTGTGGCCTTAGATAAGCATGTTGATTTGAGAGGGATATTGGACCCAGAGGAAATGAAGTACACAGCTTATTGGTTAGGAAAGGGGTCAATAAAGTGAAGATGAAACAACACCAGTAAAGGGGTGGGATCCCTTGAGGAGACGGCGTGGGCCCGCCATGTTCGCCAGGATGTTCCACGTGAGGGCCAACACCAACATCAAGGGCTCAGACCAGAGGTAGCTACAAAGTGAGGTGGTAGCAGCTTTTCACACCCTGAGCACTGAAGTAGTGGCTAAGTTGGTTCCAAACAATGAGGAGCTCAATGTTATCAGAATCCATTCTCACAAAGGGGAGGCCATCACAGTTTACATGAACCACAGGAACCCAATGCTGAACCACATCCTGTAACACCATTGACAGATGCCCCTGAATGGACTTCTATCCGAGACTCCAGGAATCTTAAAATAACATTGAAAAGGAAACTAAAGGACAGTTAAGGAATTCCTACAAAAAAGACTAACAGGATAAGTTTTTAAGGAAGTTTATGTGCAAGTGGACATTACATTACGATGAGAACTTCTCTAACAAGACAAAGCGTTATCGTTTCTTGAGGTTACCTGGAGTTATGTTCCACCCCTTTTgatattgttgctgttacttAGATGGTTTTGAAGTTCAAAGTTGTAAGAGTTGGCAAAGTTCAGTGGTTTTGTTTACATGTCCCCCACCCAATAATTGACTAAAATATTAGAAGagtttatatattttctgaGTTCTAAAGTGCAGCTTGCATGTGGTTCTCTGTTAACTTTAGCCCCCAAACCAGCACTTCTTACAACCTGCAATCCCCACTCACGAAGGATTCAATCCAAGCACAAGAACTAATCTCCTACAGAACATTCCCCAAAGGTGACTAAATAGGTGGGGAACTAGGAGTAGAGGGAGCTGACCCTTAAGAGAAGGACTCTAGTACACATCCAGAGAGTCTTCCTGTTCCCTGAGAGGTAAGACCAGGTGAGGCCAAGGGAAATGGCTCATCCTGAACTCCTGGGAAGAATAGTGATAATTCTATCCATAGGCAACACTCTAGGAAGTGAAGAGGATGCTTGTACTAAGTGCTATCACTCCCTCTATGACGGAGAAAATCTTAAGTCTCTCTTAAGGGTACATACCAACCTAAATCCCTAGTGCTTCAATAACTCCCAGTTAAGCACCTGTGGAGAAGACGGAAAGGTTTATTGGCTAGTGAAAAATACAGCCTCTTACAGGCAATGCCTGTTTGGGGAGTGTCCTGTAGGAGATGCCTGGCTTTGCTTCGAGTACGAAGCAAACCAAAATGGGTTGCAAGACCtggtaaaagaaaaaccaatgaaaacacaggaaagggACGATTTAGACACTCCTTTGTGAAAGAACCTATTCATAGACCTGGTAGAAAGGATCAGCAAAGAGTTAAATTTGACAGATTGCTGGGTTTGTGGAAACACCCAAATGACTGAGATCTGGCCTTGGGAGGGAATAAATCTAATCCCATTGGAAATACTAAGGTGGAAACAAATcagacaggagccacagactgGGATAGAGAGAGGAAAAGCGCAATGAGATTTGAAGTCCAAGGTAATTGGAGAGGAATGTATTATGAGAACGGGAAAAGATATAACACTCCCATGGGGAAAATGGCCTGCACAAGTTATCTAGTAACAAAAAATCTCGGCACCAGGTGGGTCCCCAGAGAGCCTAATACATATTGGTCAATTTGTAAAACGGAAAGAAGGTGTATCTACCATGCAGGCTATGAACTACAGGAATGCTcaaaaaaaggagcaaatccCTTCTGGGGAGTAAGAGAACtgtcaaaattttgggaattcccaacTGGGATCAGGGACATATTTTGTGAAGCTCCGCCTCCTTTATTTTGGATCTGTGCTAACACAGTACACACGAAATTACCTGGAGACTGGGCAGGAAGTTGCACAATAGGGATTATTAACCAGGGATTATTCTTCTTATTACCTAAAGAATCAGGAGCACATCTAGGAGTCCCAGTGTATGATGAATtaagaaaaaccaacaaaaggaagagaagtaTAATTGAAATGAGGGGCAGCCAAAAGTGGAAAGGTGCAATATGGACAccagagaaaattattaaaacttaTGGGCCAGCCACTTGGGCACAGGATGGGTTGTGGGGACACCGTACTCCAATTTATATGCTGAACCGAACCATTAGGATCCAGGCAGTAGTCGAGGTAGTTTCTAATCGGACAGCCCTTGCACTCGATCACATGAGTGACCAGCTGACCCAAACAAGATCAGTGATCTACCAGATAAGATTAGCCGTGGATTATCTATTGGCAGATGAAGGGGGAATATGCGGGAAGTTTAATTCTTCTGAGTGCTGCCTGGAAATTGATGATAAGAGTTCAGTTATcaaaaacatttccaaggaAATCTGAAAATTGGCATATGTAGGCAACCAAGAATGGACTCCTCTAATCAATTCCAACTGGTGGGACAACTTTTGGTTGCTTAAAGGGACATGGTGGAAGAAGGCTGCGTTTGTTATAATATGTGCAATCACAGGAATGTTATTCTTGCCATGCCTACTTCCCTGCCTAATCCAAATGGTAACCTCTACTATCCAAGCCAGCATACAACTCCCGGAGCTAACTAACCCAATACAAACCAAAATCATGTTAATGGAGAGTTGGGAACAAGAAAGTCAAACACAACAGTAAAAAGGGGCCAGAGAAATATATGAGCAATATcagaaactaaaaaaattttatatcCAAGAATCAGTGGTCTGTGGTTAATGAAGGCTAAGGCCTGATCAAAGAAATAGAGGGGGGAATTGTTATGAACAAGTtcataatttttggtttttcatgtataattgttaatgttaagCTTTACTCTGTTCTGGTTGCTAGTcaatgttaattgttaatgttgaATTATTGGCCCCATTCTGTTCCAGTCCCCATTCTGTCCTACCTGTGTactcctttttccctctgtcgagtgttgctgctgctgcttccctgaaaatggCGCCTGGGAGGAGGGTGACATCACGAACCCATATGCAAATGAAAGGAGTgcaagggacactgggacataTCGGACATAAAACCCCTTAAGACAACGAGCCCAAATGACACCTAGAGCTGAGatgagtgtccccaggtgtggaAAACAGCGTAGAATATGAGTCACCACCCCGAGCTGCTTTGTTTCCACCACCATGACATGAATAGCACCTTATCAACATGACATCCCTAGACTATGAGCCAACAGCGGCCTTCCCAGGGATTCACGTCGAGGAAGGAAGTCCCAGTTGTGCCTGTGAAGACAAAGCTGCaccactcctcctcctccgggTTGTCCTtcaggagccaggagcagcGGCGGCATGCGCAGCTCTTCGGGTTCCCCGTCCAAGCTGATTTCACAAATAAAGGCCTTTCAAGGGAGCAAGTCTCCTGACCCTTTTATTTCATCGGCCAGCAGCAGATGTGTGCGCTGGGACCCAGCAGTGGCCGCTCGCTGCTCCCCGAGGCCGAGAACGCCTGCCCGGCTCCCGGGAGCGCGGCGGGAAGGCGCTGAGGGAACTGCGCGAGCTCGGCCCCGGGCAGGGACCCCCGGGGCCTTCCCGCCCTCCAAGCTCTGCCGCGCAGCGCCCGCGCTGTCATGGCGGCTCTCGCCCACAGGGgagagccctgagccctgcaatGGTTCCCGGGACGTTCTGGCACGCAGGGAGGCGTGGGCGCGGACCTGTGGCAAACTGTGCCATAGGTCACAGTTCCTGAAGAAAGGATGTCCTTCATTGCTTCAGCTTTGCACTTTCAACCTGATCAACAAGAAGACACATTGAACCTGAGACACGCATTGCAACCTGCAAGCTCAAAGTGATGTCCAGAAAAGGACAATCAGTACTTGTTGCTGGAAATCTCTTTTtagggctcagggctgggcacgtTTCTGATCTGAGACTGACAGAGAGGCTGACAAAGCTTGGGAAGAAGGATGCCCACTGATAGTGGAAACAGAGGATGCAGAATTTCAGGGCCAAAAGGACATGTGGTAGAACTGTCAAGAGAGGGAAAACACTAATAAAgtcaaaaaagcaaacactgatATCACTGCCTTCTCACGTTGTCAGGTTGCACTGACGGGCGACCTGAGCCCAGCGTTCCCTTCTGTGCCCAAGGGaaatctctgctcctgcccctggccCAGGGCGCTCGCTCTGCCAGCAGGTCACGGAAGGCAATGCCCAGGGCCAGAGGCCTGAGTATTCCCTGGcattgcagcagctgtgcctccCTCCTAGATCAGTGAAGGCATCGGTTTCCACCACAGGAGACTCTTCCATGGAGACAGGAAAGTGGATGaactcctgctgccccagcatgAGGCAGGTGCAGATTGTTCCTGCTTGTGAGCCCTAGCTCTGTTCCCCAGGGATCCTGCTGATTTTTCTGGAAGTCATTGATCTGGACTTCCAGGAGCATGAATGAGAAAAGTCTACAAGAACTCTTTGTGCTtctctttggattttttccagtgTATTTGCTAGTAGGAAAGCAGGGAGGAAACTGGCAAAATTGCAGTAATGTGGGAAAAGCACCCTCCTGCATTTGACTTCTGAGTGCAGGACTGTTGCAAGCTCTCCTGTCAGACGTACACAGAAAACTGCCATTGAATTCTCTGGGTTTCCACTGAGTCAGTGTAAAAGGTGACATTTCTCAGGAGCTAactattaatttttctgtttaatatgCAATGCCAAAGTTGTTAGTTCATAGGATGACAGGAAAATTGAAGTTGGGAGGCAGCTGTGGTGGTCTCCAGCTTCATCTCCTGTTCCCAACAGAGATCAGCAGTGGCATCAATTCAGCTTCATCTCAGATTACTCCAGGCTGGTCTTGAGGAAAACATCAGTTCACCAAGAGCAGGTTTTGAATGTCTTCAGTGCAACAGAGTCCACACAAGCTCTCTAGGCAACTGACTGCCAGCGACAGGAGCAGAGATTTGGCCTGGCCGGGGCTGGAGCCCTGGAGTGGCACTGCTTGAACAACACCTTTGTGCCTACTTGGCCACCCTCGATGGCTGCCCCAGGGTCTGCCATCTGACCCTGCTCTTGCTGCAGGAGTCCCTGCCCTGGTTCTGTGCTGACCAAAGGCCCGGATCCATCTCGGAACGTCAGTTACCAACTTGGCAGCCTGAAGTGGTTGCTGGGGAAGTGAGGCCATGCCTGCCTCGATTTTGGGTGCATGAAGCTGATGTCAGCGTGGCCATTGTGACATAAGTGACCAAAGGCACAAAAGGGAACGCTGGGCTCAGGCCCTGTGTCACTGTAACCTGACAATGGGAGGAGAAGGcggacaggagcagggatcaTGCAGGGCTGACCAGGGAGTAGTGCCCTCGTGGCTCTGGGCCTGTTTTGCGAACTACCCCaacccttttttctcccccagagAGAGGAAGAGCACCTGGACAGGACTGTGGCgttcctgcacagggacacatcACTGAAGGGAAGAATGTGTGACAGGAAGCAGGAGGGGCCTGATGCCAGGGAGCCAGGTGAGGGCAAAGCAGCcctcccacagcctggcccaggggcTCTTGGGGCAGCCAGCATGGGGCTCAGAGAAGAggcagggggaggcaggagctgctcagtcatgctggggctgggagcctCCTTCCTCCCAAAGTGAGGCCCAGCTGGTCCAGGTGTCAGCTGTTGGGACACCCGTGCCTGCAATGGCCCCTGCTCTCCAAggcctgcagccctgcccatcaggcaggcagggacagggacagagcagccctTGGGGCCGATGCTGCAGGCTGAGAGCCCTGCAGAGGTGCTCATGCCCGGTGCCAttggctctgtcccctgcagcaTGCGTGCTGTGTCACCGCACTGAGGCTGACCCAGACATCTGCGGGGACAAACTGGAGAAGTTCGGGCTCTGTGCCCACGTGTTCTGCCTGGTGAGTGGCTCTGGTCTCTTGCTCCAGCACTGCAATGGGCACACCATGCCACTCTCTTCTCATCTTCTCCTCCACTCTTCTGCAGTATTTTGCCACTCTGCTTCCTCAACGAGGAAGTGAACGTGCTGGACTCATGGGCTTTCTCCCACGAGATATCCTCTTCGAAGTCAggcgggcagcagagcaggtgagAGCCTGACAAAAGAGCAGGGAGATTTGTGCCAGGCGAGGTTTGTCTGAGCTTAGCCCAGACACCAGGAGAGAAAGGCTGGCCCTTCCAGCCAGCTGTGGGACAAAGGcgggctcccagcagctccatggaggctctggcacaggagCCTCCTCCaccaggcagctctgtgggctCACACCCAGCAGGGGCCACATCCTgcgccctgcctgcagccatggggctgcctggggaggcCCCGAGGCTGCCGCTGATGGGGCTGCTTGGCTCTTCCCAGCACTGTTGTGTCTGTGGTCAGAGTGGGGCCACCATCTTGTGCTGCGAGGAAAACTGTGGCAAATGGTTccacctgccctgtgccaagGAGGGCGGCTGTGTCAACCACTACATCACCCCATACAGGTACCTGCTCCTCACTACTTGCCAATCCTGGGGAGGGTCCAGCAATTCTCATTTTGCCCATCCCTTTCCTCCCAGGTCCTTCTGCTCTGAGCATCGTCCACATCAGGACGTGCAGGTGACCCCAGCGCCAGGCACCGAATGCCCCATCTGCATGGAGCCTGTGGAGGACAGAATGTCCTACAGAACAATGGTGTGCCCAGCGTGCCAAAGGGCCTGGTTCCACAGGGACTGCATCCAGGTAGGAGCCATGGCCTCagtcccagggcacagcaggtaCTCAGCAGCACCAGGTCCTCACTCACACTGCTTCTGTttgccctgcagggacaggccaTGCGCGCTGGTCTGCTATGCTTCCAGTGCCCCCTGTGCAGAGACAGTGAGGAATTCGTCGTCCAAATGATCATCATGGGGATCCCAGTGCCCTTCAGGTTGGTGTCCTGCCTGGCCTACAAGACAGGAGGCTGcagatgctgtgctgtgccaggccctgccccagcagtcCTGCCCTGGCCTGTCCCATGAGTCTGGGCTTCAGTTTCACAGAGGACTTGGCAAAGCAgtgggggaagagcagggacaccctgtACCGCCATGAGGGCAGGCAGCAGAAACTcatcatcttttcctttctcctacAGACTGCCAACATGGGAGGACAACGACGCCTTTGCAGATCTAGGAGAGAGGCACAGCCAGTGCAATGCCAGGGAATGCCTTTACCCAGGAGgcagggaagaggcagaggaagagggGTGAGCTGAGAAGCTCCACCCAATGCTCTGCAGAGAACCAGTGGAGTGTCCTGGCAAGGGTTCTATGCATTAAGAACCAGAAGAGCTTGTCCAGACAATGCCAAAGCTTCCATTCCAGGGACACTTTGTCTTCAGATCCATTAACCTATTTGCTTCCCCAGGCCCTGGGAACTGCTCCTAtgctcctcctgtgctgctgagggcaCCCACAGGCGCTGCTCTGGCCTTGGAAACCACATAGACAGCTGGGAGTGTGACAGCTGTGCTGGTCTCGGCACAGGTATGAGGCAAAGCACCTGGGTGTCTCTGGTCTGGGGGCAGTGTCCAGGCTGGGCTTGGCAGAGGCTGTCTGCTCCTGGAGGGAtgtgggcacagctctggcctGGCCTGCCTTGGGCCTTGCGGGGCTTCTGACATTCCTGTGTGCCCTTCCAGCCTCCAGGGATGAGCCAGAGCTCAATGGCCCCAGCCTGACCAGTCAGTCAGGACTGGAGCCTTCTCATGGCTCCCCAGAATCAGGGGCCATCAGGCGCACCTCTCACAGCCCGGTGCCATCGGGTCTGGCTCCCCAAtctccagagagcagcaccCGGAGCAGGACCCaacatgcagcagcacagcattcGCTGCCATCTTCCTCATCAGACACCAGCTGCTCAAGAACATCAGGGTCAACATACAGCAGCTCCACAGGCCCTGAGGACAGGGTCCATTCCAGACATGCCGGGCCTGAGTGCAGGCGAAACCGCTCTCGCCAGCAAGGTTGGGCCCCAAATCAATCTGTCCACTCAAGGAGTCGCCgtgacaggagcagcaggagaaaaccAAGGGCTGAGAGGCCCAGGCAAAGGGAGACTCCATCACAGGAATTACCCAGACGCAGCCGCTCTCGCCAGCAAGGTCGGGCTGTGAGTGCAGCGGTTCAGACAAGGAATGTCcatgacaggagccacaggacAATGCCAAGGGCTGGCAGGCCCAGGCGAAGGGAGACATCGTCGCGGGCATCCCCCAGACGCAGCCGCTCCCATCTGCAACATCGGGCCGTGAGTCCGGCTGTCTGGTCAAGGCgtgacaggagccacaggacAACATCAAGGCCTGAGAGGCCCAGGCAAACAGAGACACCATCAGGGACATTCCCCAGACGTAGCCGCTCTTGCCTGCAACGTCGGGCCTCCAATCGACGCGCCCGCCCCAGGAGTCGCCGGAACAGGAGCACGAGGACAGCAGCAAGAGCTGACAGGTCCAGGCGTAGCGGGACATCATCGGGGACGTCCCGCAGGAGCAACCGCACCCGCCAGTGAAGTCGGGCCTGAACTTGCACCTCAAACAGCAGCATGTAGTGTCATCTCTTCTTTCCAGTCCATCTGTTCACTGCTGTAAGTGAAGGTGGGAACGGTCAATCCAGTGCCAGGGATTTCAAATTTGCAGGGCTGTGAGAAATCCGTATTAGGTCTTGACATTTCTATTGGCACGAAAGAAGTCTGTGCTAAGTACATTGAGTTCTATGATGTTGCCGTGTATTCAGTGAAAAGTCACTTAAGGATGTGGCTAATTAAAAAGGACTCTGGTTCCTGCCTTTAGACTCCAACCTCAGATGTTTCCCCACTTCTTAGCCTTGAAAGTGAATTTCTCCTTTATGGGCTTGGATGTGTTTAGGGAGACATGAAGAGCAAGGATGCTCTCAGGGAAAGTGTCTTTGGAAAGGACGTGTGCTGTGCTGCTATCCTTGAACAATCTCATTTCAGTAAAGccaaaaggaagaagaaagaagagagcGAGACACTGCCTCAAATGTCTGAAGAAATAGATGATGATATGGCTGCTGATTTGAAAGACTTACTTGGACCTTCAAAGAACAAACCAGAAAAGACTGTGGAAATACCCTGGGACAACGAGGATGTGCAGGATTCTGCCCCAGATATCTGACTTCATTTAGAAATCTGTCATTTCATTTCTTGTaatatttcctttgaaaacttccatctttgttttgtttctcaccTAGTTATTTCTTTTAACCACCATATACTTCCATTTTGTTTCTTatgctatttcattttttcttctgcaaaccTTTATATTATCttgttatttcattttgtgttttagtgttacctaaaaaaaatttttaaaaaaaaacatatgctgtttttaaatttcctttaaccaccatttttgtttcttccactGCCAGCTTTATTTATAAATTGACATCTTTATTTTGTTCCCCACActattgttcatttttatttcttaaactattatatatattttcatttcactctTTAGACTTATTTCTATTATTacaaacatacagtaatttcacaaatacaagctgcacggactataaggcgcatctctgggtgttggcaaacatttcgttctttgtccataaataagccgctctgtcgttggcagcgaggacccgcgtgtaacaaagttgccaaacagtaacagaattgcggcagggcggggtttcctggcttggctcgggctgtgcaggctcggcccactcggggctgctgacggggccaggtggcccagctcagtggggccgctcggggctggctgccgcctctgggctcgctcgccccggcctggcgctgccccgcagtggcaggcggaga
This genomic interval from Catharus ustulatus isolate bCatUst1 chromosome 13, bCatUst1.pri.v2, whole genome shotgun sequence contains the following:
- the LOC117002283 gene encoding PHD finger protein 7-like, with amino-acid sequence MAPALQGLQPCPSGRQGQGQSSPWGRCCRLRALQRCSCPVPLALSPAACVLCHRTEADPDICGDKLEKFGLCAHVFCLYFATLLPQRGSERAGLMGFLPRDILFEVRRAAEQHCCVCGQSGATILCCEENCGKWFHLPCAKEGGCVNHYITPYRSFCSEHRPHQDVQVTPAPGTECPICMEPVEDRMSYRTMVCPACQRAWFHRDCIQGQAMRAGLLCFQCPLCRDSEEFVVQMIIMGIPVPFRLPTWEDNDAFADLGERHSQCNARECLYPGGREEAEEEGPWELLLCSSCAAEGTHRRCSGLGNHIDSWECDSCAGLGTGMRQSTWVSLVWGQCPGWAWQRLSAPGGMWAQLWPGLPWALRGF